In the Bacteroidota bacterium genome, one interval contains:
- a CDS encoding CvpA family protein, producing the protein MTIDIVIGILLALAIYKGYRRGAVDIVASFILFVAALFVASAIGTVVGKALLGSSYLHPVIGFFIVFLVLMVIGSSIIKRIKPKKGVISGLDRIAGAGLGGLRMLLVIGLVAAFFRLFHVPSSSTMKGAVLYPAALHTTSLVVAQIKPLATSTSDEFFNDRPVQPSTQNDH; encoded by the coding sequence CATCGTGATCGGTATCTTGCTCGCCTTGGCGATCTACAAAGGCTACCGCCGCGGTGCGGTGGATATCGTAGCATCCTTCATTCTCTTTGTCGCGGCATTGTTCGTGGCTTCGGCCATCGGGACTGTCGTCGGCAAGGCACTGCTGGGCTCGTCGTATCTGCACCCTGTGATCGGCTTCTTCATCGTGTTTCTGGTGTTGATGGTGATCGGCTCGTCCATCATTAAGCGCATCAAACCGAAGAAAGGTGTGATCTCTGGGCTCGACCGGATCGCCGGGGCCGGCCTCGGCGGACTTCGGATGCTGCTTGTGATCGGCTTGGTCGCCGCATTCTTCCGTCTGTTCCACGTGCCGTCGAGCAGCACGATGAAAGGTGCGGTACTTTATCCGGCCGCACTACATACTACTTCACTTGTCGTTGCACAGATCAAACCGCTGGCAACGAGCACATCGGACGAGTTCTTCAACGACCGTCCTGTTCAGCCTTCCACCCAGAATGACCACTGA